In one window of Mercurialis annua linkage group LG4, ddMerAnnu1.2, whole genome shotgun sequence DNA:
- the LOC126678376 gene encoding uncharacterized protein LOC126678376, which translates to MNGRADKLAKWVATKNYDSMKNIPHEIKRQPSFQEELEEGEVLMIDREETWMTPVMAYLASGALPEDKKDTKRICVNKDEEDSILEELHEGACGVYDGASKLVRKALLQGYYWPTMKEQATTLVKRCWPCQQHALVPRKQASEMKPIGSG; encoded by the exons ATGAATGGAAGAGCAGACAAGCTAGCAAAGTGGGTCGCAACAAAAAACTACGACTCAATGAAGAACATTCCCCATGAAATCAAGCGACAACCTAGCTTTCAAGAGGAACTGGAAGAGGGAGAAGTGTTGATGATAGATAGAGAAGAAACGTGGATGACCCCAGTCATGGCTTACCTAGCCAGCGGAGCACTCCCCGAAGACAAAAAGGATACAAAGAGAATA TGTGTTAACAAAGATGAAGAAGACTCCATCCTAGAAGAACTCCACGAAGGAGCTTGCGGAGTATATGATGGGGCATCAAAGCTAGTCAGAAAAGCCTTATTACAAGGTTACTATTGGCCCACAATGAAGGAACAGGCAACAACACTGGTAAAAAGATGTTGGCCATGTCAGCAGCACGCCTTGGTACCCAGAAAGCAAGCTTCGGAAATGAAGCCAATTGGCAGCGGGTAG